The following coding sequences are from one Hippopotamus amphibius kiboko isolate mHipAmp2 chromosome 9, mHipAmp2.hap2, whole genome shotgun sequence window:
- the LOC130829387 gene encoding olfactory receptor 52L1-like, with product MMALSNFSWRLIQPSFFLIGIPGLEESQHWIALPLCVLYLLALVGNVTIVFTIWTDPSLHQPMYLLLAMLSGIDLVLASSTAPKALAVLLARAHEIGYTVCLTQMFFIHAFSSMESGVLVAMALDRYVAICLPLHHSSILHPGVIGRIGMAVLVRGLLLLLPFPILLQRLVFCQATVIGHAYCEHMAVVKLACSESTVNQAYGLAVALLVVGLDVLAIGVSYALILQAVLKVPGGEARLKTFSTCGSHICVILVFYVPGMFSFLTHRFGHQVPHHVHVLLATLYLLVPPALNPLVYGVKTQQIRQRVLSVFYVKG from the coding sequence ATGATGGCCCTGAGTAATTTCAGCTGGAGGCTGATCCAGCCGTCCTTTTTCCTGATTGGCATCCCAGGTTTAGAGGAAAGCCAGCACTGGATAGCGTTGCCACTGTGTGTCCTTTACCTCCTTGCCCTAGTGGGCAATGTCACCATTGTCTTCACCATCTGGACTGACCCATCCTTGCACCAGCCTATGTACCTCCTTCTGGCCATGCTCTCTGGCATTGACCTGGTCCTGGCCTCCTCCACGGCACCCAAAGCCCTTGCTGTGCTCCTGGCTCGTGCCCATGAGATTGGGTACACTGTCTGCCTGACCCAGATGTTCTTCATCCACGCGTTCTCTTCCATGGAGTCAGGTGTACTTGTGGCCATGGCTCTGGATCGTTATGTAGCCATTTGTCTCCCTCTGCACCATTCCTCCATCCTGCATCCCGGGGTCATAGGGCGCATTGGAATGGCAGTGCTGGTGCGGGGgttactcctcctcctccccttccccatcctgttGCAGAGACTTGTCTTCTGCCAGGCCACCGTCATAGGCCACGCCTATTGTGAACACATGGCTGTGGTGAAACTTGCCTGCTCAGAAAGCACAGTGAACCAAGCTTATGGGTTGGCGGTGGCGCTGCTTGTGGTTGGCCTAGACGTCCTGGCCATTGGTGTTTCCTATGCCCTCATCCTGCAGGCAGTGCTGAAGGTACCAGGGGGTGAGGCCCGACTTAAGACCTTCAGCACATGTGGGTCTCATATTTGTGTCATCCTGGTCTTCTATGTTCCTGGAATGTTCTCCTTCCTCACTCACCGCTTTGGCCACCAGGTGCCCCATCACGTCCATGTTCTTCTGGCCACTCTCTATCTCCTTGTGCCACCTGCACTCAACCCT